A window of Chloracidobacterium sp. N contains these coding sequences:
- the rplJ gene encoding 50S ribosomal protein L10: MTRQEKVSAVEALAAEFQSTRHAFLVDFQGLTVQSDTALRGELRRAGVRYHVVKNTLARRAAKGTVLEQLGDRFTGPTAVALAPEDPVAAAKLLLKLFKDYQQFAFKAGVVDGNTIGEKDMEALATMPSREELLSRIMFLVNSGAQRIASATSGVARNVAVVTAQVRDKKAE, from the coding sequence ATGACGCGACAGGAAAAGGTGTCGGCAGTGGAGGCGTTGGCGGCGGAGTTTCAGTCCACCCGCCATGCCTTTCTGGTTGATTTTCAGGGCTTGACGGTGCAATCCGACACGGCGCTGCGCGGTGAGCTGCGCCGGGCCGGTGTGCGCTACCACGTTGTCAAGAACACGCTGGCGCGCCGCGCCGCCAAAGGGACCGTGCTGGAGCAGCTCGGCGATCGGTTTACCGGCCCGACGGCGGTTGCCCTGGCCCCGGAAGACCCAGTGGCCGCCGCCAAGCTGCTGCTCAAGCTCTTCAAAGACTATCAGCAGTTTGCTTTCAAAGCCGGGGTGGTGGACGGGAACACCATCGGGGAGAAGGACATGGAGGCGCTGGCCACCATGCCCTCCCGTGAGGAACTGCTGTCCCGCATCATGTTCCTGGTCAACTCCGGGGCCCAGCGGATTGCCTCGGCAACGAGTGGTGTGGCGCGCAATGTGGCGGTGGTCACGGCGCAGGTACGAGACAAAAAGGCAGAGTAG
- the secE gene encoding preprotein translocase subunit SecE: MERASETVTAPESKPSVPVPKLAGWWSSGIQFLRDTRSELRNVVWPTREEVYDTTLVVIGIAVFFGFFLWGVDVVVTRLLEMIFKWLA; encoded by the coding sequence ATGGAACGAGCTTCCGAAACAGTAACAGCACCGGAGAGCAAACCCTCCGTACCGGTTCCAAAACTGGCCGGTTGGTGGTCGTCCGGTATCCAGTTTCTCCGTGACACACGTAGTGAGCTCAGGAATGTAGTCTGGCCGACGCGCGAGGAAGTCTATGATACAACCCTTGTCGTCATCGGCATCGCGGTTTTCTTTGGTTTCTTTCTGTGGGGTGTGGATGTCGTGGTGACACGCCTCCTGGAAATGATCTTCAAGTGGTTGGCATAA
- the nusG gene encoding transcription termination/antitermination protein NusG: MAKRWYIIHTYSGHEKKVRESLQSRLKAYGMEDEVTEVLIPSETVVEMRGNKRVETSRMIFPGYVLVQIETNDETGEMSERVWHTIKNTPKVTNFIGGQKPTALTEEEVNQIINHVTETTDHPKPKVMFSTGETVRIISGPFTGFTGVVEEVNAERSTLKVMVTIFGRATPVELDFLGVEKPNFTES, translated from the coding sequence ATGGCAAAGCGCTGGTACATCATTCATACCTATTCGGGACACGAGAAAAAGGTACGCGAGAGCCTGCAGAGCCGCCTCAAGGCCTACGGCATGGAAGACGAGGTGACGGAGGTGCTCATTCCTTCGGAAACCGTCGTCGAAATGCGCGGCAACAAGCGCGTCGAAACTTCGCGGATGATTTTTCCGGGCTACGTTCTCGTGCAGATTGAAACGAATGACGAAACCGGCGAAATGTCGGAGCGTGTCTGGCACACCATCAAAAACACCCCCAAAGTGACCAACTTCATCGGCGGCCAGAAGCCGACGGCGCTCACTGAGGAAGAAGTCAATCAGATCATCAACCATGTCACCGAGACCACGGACCATCCAAAACCAAAGGTCATGTTTTCCACTGGGGAGACCGTGCGCATCATCAGCGGTCCTTTCACCGGTTTTACCGGAGTGGTGGAAGAGGTCAATGCCGAACGCAGTACGCTGAAAGTCATGGTGACGATTTTCGGGCGGGCGACGCCAGTTGAGCTGGACTTCCTGGGTGTCGAAAAACCCAACTTCACTGAGTCCTGA
- the rplL gene encoding 50S ribosomal protein L7/L12 yields MNMSEKLTAIVDQIGSLTLLEAAELVKLMEAKFGVSAAAAAVAVPAAAAAGAPAAPAEEAKDEFDVILTAAGANKINVIKVVREITSLGLKEAKDLVDGAPKPVKTGIPKAEAEAIKAKLTEAGASVEVK; encoded by the coding sequence ATGAACATGTCGGAGAAGTTGACGGCCATTGTCGATCAAATTGGTTCATTGACATTGTTGGAGGCAGCGGAACTCGTCAAGCTGATGGAAGCGAAGTTTGGAGTTTCGGCTGCGGCGGCTGCGGTCGCCGTTCCGGCTGCCGCCGCCGCCGGTGCGCCGGCGGCTCCGGCCGAGGAAGCCAAGGATGAGTTCGATGTCATCCTGACGGCGGCCGGCGCCAACAAGATCAACGTCATCAAGGTTGTCCGGGAAATTACCTCGCTGGGGCTGAAGGAGGCCAAAGACCTTGTGGACGGCGCTCCCAAGCCGGTCAAGACCGGCATTCCAAAGGCCGAGGCCGAGGCTATCAAGGCCAAGCTGACGGAAGCCGGAGCGTCCGTCGAAGTCAAGTAA
- the rplK gene encoding 50S ribosomal protein L11, which translates to MAKKVTAYIKLQVQAGKANPAPPIGPALGQHGVNIMEFCKQFNARTSDMGDLKIPVVITVYADKSFTFVTKTPPVPDLIKKTLGITSGAARPGRERIGKLTMAQVRQIAETKMPDMNCASLEAAIRSVKGTARSMGLEVVE; encoded by the coding sequence ATGGCAAAAAAAGTTACGGCATATATCAAGCTTCAAGTTCAGGCTGGAAAGGCCAATCCGGCCCCGCCGATTGGCCCTGCGCTGGGTCAGCATGGGGTCAACATCATGGAGTTCTGCAAGCAGTTCAATGCGCGCACGAGCGACATGGGAGACCTGAAAATTCCGGTCGTCATCACGGTCTATGCGGACAAGTCATTTACCTTCGTGACGAAGACACCGCCCGTCCCTGACCTCATCAAAAAGACGTTGGGGATCACGAGCGGCGCGGCGCGGCCCGGACGGGAGCGGATTGGAAAGCTGACCATGGCGCAGGTGCGTCAGATTGCGGAGACCAAGATGCCGGATATGAACTGTGCTTCACTGGAAGCGGCCATCCGCTCGGTCAAAGGGACGGCCCGCAGCATGGGGCTCGAAGTGGTCGAATAA
- the tuf gene encoding elongation factor Tu, producing MSKEKFDRSKTHVNIGTIGHVDHGKTTLTAAITTVLAKRNPKVQKKSYDQIDAAPEEKARGITINTAHVEYETATRHYAHVDCPGHADYIKNMITGAAQMDGAILVVAATDGPMPQTREHILLARQVGVPAMVVFMNKCDMVDDAELLDLVELEVRELLSKYDFPGDEIPVIRGSALGGLNGEPQWEAKIEELMAAVDSYIPTPVRDIDKPFLMPVEDVFSISGRGTVATGRVERGVVKVSDEVEVVGIRATRKTVVTGVEMFRKLLDQGQAGDNVGLLLRGVERREIERGQVIAKPGSITPHTKFKAEVYVLTKEEGGRHTPFFKGYRPQFYFRTTDVTGVAELPEGVEMVMPGDNVALTVELITPIAMEKGLRFAIREGGRTVGAGTISEIIE from the coding sequence ATGTCAAAGGAGAAGTTTGACCGGAGTAAGACGCACGTCAACATTGGGACGATTGGGCACGTGGATCACGGGAAGACGACGTTGACGGCGGCGATCACGACGGTGCTGGCGAAGCGGAATCCGAAGGTGCAGAAGAAGAGCTACGATCAGATTGACGCGGCGCCGGAGGAGAAGGCGCGGGGGATTACGATCAACACGGCGCACGTGGAGTACGAGACGGCGACGCGGCACTATGCGCACGTGGACTGTCCTGGGCACGCGGACTACATCAAGAACATGATCACGGGTGCGGCGCAGATGGACGGGGCGATATTGGTGGTGGCGGCGACGGACGGGCCGATGCCGCAGACGCGGGAGCACATCTTGCTGGCGCGGCAGGTGGGGGTGCCGGCGATGGTGGTGTTCATGAACAAGTGCGACATGGTGGACGACGCGGAGTTGCTGGATTTGGTGGAGTTGGAGGTGCGGGAGCTGCTGTCGAAGTACGACTTTCCGGGGGACGAGATACCGGTCATTCGGGGGAGCGCGCTTGGTGGGTTGAACGGGGAGCCGCAGTGGGAGGCGAAGATTGAGGAGTTGATGGCGGCGGTGGACAGCTACATTCCGACGCCGGTGCGGGACATTGACAAGCCGTTTTTGATGCCGGTGGAGGACGTGTTTTCGATATCGGGGCGCGGGACGGTGGCGACGGGGCGCGTGGAGCGAGGGGTGGTGAAGGTGTCGGACGAGGTGGAAGTGGTTGGGATACGGGCGACACGGAAGACGGTGGTGACCGGGGTGGAGATGTTTCGGAAGCTGCTGGATCAGGGGCAGGCTGGGGACAACGTGGGGTTGCTGCTGCGGGGTGTGGAGCGGCGGGAGATAGAGCGGGGGCAGGTGATTGCGAAGCCGGGGAGCATCACGCCGCACACGAAGTTCAAGGCGGAGGTGTATGTGCTGACGAAGGAGGAAGGCGGGCGGCACACACCGTTTTTCAAGGGGTATCGGCCGCAGTTTTACTTTCGGACGACGGATGTGACGGGGGTGGCGGAGTTGCCGGAGGGCGTGGAGATGGTGATGCCGGGCGACAATGTGGCGCTGACGGTGGAGTTGATTACGCCGATTGCCATGGAGAAGGGGCTGCGGTTTGCGATTCGGGAGGGTGGTCGGACGGTGGGCGCCGGCACTATCTCCGAAATCATCGAATAA